A genomic region of Cannabis sativa cultivar Pink pepper isolate KNU-18-1 chromosome 1, ASM2916894v1, whole genome shotgun sequence contains the following coding sequences:
- the LOC115707440 gene encoding (3S,6E)-nerolidol synthase 1 isoform X1, with the protein MALSIMSSYASFRPFKPSSLSSSQNIIRNFDENSKYHIRSNGDLTPQKDLDKYRDVLRKADPFDEGLKMIDAIQRLGIDYIFEEEIDKIIQSQSAYKFFREFEHDHHHQDLYDVALRFRLLRQHGLFVPADIFNKYKDNNNGCFDTRLREDIKGLLSLYEASHLCIEGENILDEAALFSAQHLEASMTRLHRYDQYQAKFVATTLQNPTHKSLSKFTAKDLFGVYPSQNGYINLFQQLAKVEFNRVQSLHRMEIDKVTRWWRDIGLAKELTFARDQPVKWYIWSMACLTDPTLSKQRVALTKSISFIYVIDDIFDMYSSLDELILFTQAVSSWEYSAIQKLPDSMKTCFRALDNMINESSHTIYQKRGWSPLHSLRKTWASLCEAFLVEAKWFASRHVPKAKEYLENGVVSSGVHVVLVHIFVLLDETSLTQKTLDFVENMPSIITSTASILRLWDDFGSAKDENQEGHDGSYVECYMKELGGSVEDAREEMMEKISDAWKCLNKECILRNPAFPPPFLKASLNLARLVPLMYNYDHNQRLPHLEEHIKSLL; encoded by the exons ATGGCGTTGTCAATAATGTCTTCTTACGCATCTTTTCGTCCCTTTAAACCCTCATCACTTTCGAGTTCTCAAAACATAATTAGAAATTTTGACGAGAACTCCAAATATCATATCAGGAGTAACGGTGATCTCACACCACAAAAG GATTTAGATAAATACAGGGACGTTTTAAGAAAAGCAGACCCATTTGATGAAGGTCTGAAGATGATTGATGCTATTCAACGGCTAGGAATTGACTATATCTTCGAGGAAGAGATTGATAAAATTATACAAAGCCAGTCTGCTTATAAGTTTTTTAGAGAATTCGAacatgatcatcatcatcaagatCTGTATGATGTAGCTCTTCGTTTTCGACTCTTGAGACAACACGGTCTCTTCGTTCCTGCTG ATATTTTCAACAAGTACAAGGACAATAATAACGGTTGTTTCGACACGAGGCTAAGAGAGGACATCAAGGGTTTGCTGAGCTTATATGAAGCCTCCCATCTATGCATAGAGGGAGAAAATATCCTTGATGAAGCTGCTTTATTTAGTGCTCAACACTTGGAAGCGTCCATGACACGTCTTCATCGTTATGATCAATATCAGGCCAAATTTGTGGCAACTACACTTCAAAATCCCACTCACAAAAGTTTATCCAAGTTCACAGCCAAGGACCTTTTTGGTGTCTATCCCAGTCAGAATGGGTACATAAATTTGTTTCAACAACTAGCAAAAGTTGAATTTAATAGAGTTCAGTCCCTGCATAGAATGGAAATTGATAAAGTCACCAG gTGGTGGCGAGACATTGGTTTAGCTAAGGAATTAACTTTCGCAAGAGATCAACCGGTGAAGTGGTATATTTGGTCCATGGCCTGCCTAACCGATCCAACCTTGTCGAAACAAAGGGTTGCGCTTACAAAATCCATTTCGTTTATCTATGTAATAGATGATATTTTCGACATGTACAGTTCACTTGATGAACTCATTCTCTTCACCCAGGCTGTCTCTAG CTGGGAATATAGTGCTATACAAAAACTTCCAGACTCCATGAAGACATGCTTTAGAGCCCTAGATAATATGATCAATGAGTCTAGCCATACGATCTATCAAAAGCGTGGATGGAGCCCTTTACACTCTCTTCGGAAGACG TGGGCAAGTTTGTGCGAAGCCTTTTTAGTAGAGGCAAAATGGTTTGCATCAAGGCACGTACCAAAGGCAAAAGAATACTTGGAAAATGGTGTGGTCAGCTCAGGAGTGCACGTAGTTCTGGTTCATATATTTGTTCTCTTGGATGAAACCAGTCTCACCCAAAAGACACTGGATTTTGTGGAAAACATGCCTTCCATCATTACTTCTACAGCATCGATTCTTAGGCTTTGGGATGACTTTGGTAGTGCCAAG GATGAGAATCAAGAAGGACATGACGGATCTTATGTGGAGTGTTACATGAAGGAATTAGGAGGCAGTGTTGAAGATGCACGTGAGGAAATGATGGAAAAGATTTCAGATGCATGGAAGTGCCTCAACAAAGAATGCATACTTCGAAATCCAGCGTTTCCACCACCATTCCTCAAAGCTTCTCTCAATCTCGCAAGATTAGTTCCTTTGATGTATAATTATGATCACAACCAACGCCTACCCCACTTGGAAGAACATATCAAATCTTTGTTATAG
- the LOC115707440 gene encoding (3S,6E)-nerolidol synthase 2, chloroplastic/mitochondrial isoform X2: MALSIMSSYASFRPFKPSSLSSSQNIIRNFDENSKYHIRSNGDLTPQKDLDKYRDVLRKADPFDEGLKMIDAIQRLGIDYIFEEEIDKIIQSQSAYKFFREFEHDHHHQDLYDVALRFRLLRQHGLFVPADIFNKYKDNNNGCFDTRLREDIKGLLSLYEASHLCIEGENILDEAALFSAQHLEASMTRLHRYDQYQAKFVATTLQNPTHKSLSKFTAKDLFGVYPSQNGYINLFQQLAKVEFNRVQSLHRMEIDKVTRWWRDIGLAKELTFARDQPVKWYIWSMACLTDPTLSKQRVALTKSISFIYVIDDIFDMYSSLDELILFTQAVSSWEYSAIQKLPDSMKTCFRALDNMINESSHTIYQKRGWSPLHSLRKTDENQEGHDGSYVECYMKELGGSVEDAREEMMEKISDAWKCLNKECILRNPAFPPPFLKASLNLARLVPLMYNYDHNQRLPHLEEHIKSLL, encoded by the exons ATGGCGTTGTCAATAATGTCTTCTTACGCATCTTTTCGTCCCTTTAAACCCTCATCACTTTCGAGTTCTCAAAACATAATTAGAAATTTTGACGAGAACTCCAAATATCATATCAGGAGTAACGGTGATCTCACACCACAAAAG GATTTAGATAAATACAGGGACGTTTTAAGAAAAGCAGACCCATTTGATGAAGGTCTGAAGATGATTGATGCTATTCAACGGCTAGGAATTGACTATATCTTCGAGGAAGAGATTGATAAAATTATACAAAGCCAGTCTGCTTATAAGTTTTTTAGAGAATTCGAacatgatcatcatcatcaagatCTGTATGATGTAGCTCTTCGTTTTCGACTCTTGAGACAACACGGTCTCTTCGTTCCTGCTG ATATTTTCAACAAGTACAAGGACAATAATAACGGTTGTTTCGACACGAGGCTAAGAGAGGACATCAAGGGTTTGCTGAGCTTATATGAAGCCTCCCATCTATGCATAGAGGGAGAAAATATCCTTGATGAAGCTGCTTTATTTAGTGCTCAACACTTGGAAGCGTCCATGACACGTCTTCATCGTTATGATCAATATCAGGCCAAATTTGTGGCAACTACACTTCAAAATCCCACTCACAAAAGTTTATCCAAGTTCACAGCCAAGGACCTTTTTGGTGTCTATCCCAGTCAGAATGGGTACATAAATTTGTTTCAACAACTAGCAAAAGTTGAATTTAATAGAGTTCAGTCCCTGCATAGAATGGAAATTGATAAAGTCACCAG gTGGTGGCGAGACATTGGTTTAGCTAAGGAATTAACTTTCGCAAGAGATCAACCGGTGAAGTGGTATATTTGGTCCATGGCCTGCCTAACCGATCCAACCTTGTCGAAACAAAGGGTTGCGCTTACAAAATCCATTTCGTTTATCTATGTAATAGATGATATTTTCGACATGTACAGTTCACTTGATGAACTCATTCTCTTCACCCAGGCTGTCTCTAG CTGGGAATATAGTGCTATACAAAAACTTCCAGACTCCATGAAGACATGCTTTAGAGCCCTAGATAATATGATCAATGAGTCTAGCCATACGATCTATCAAAAGCGTGGATGGAGCCCTTTACACTCTCTTCGGAAGACG GATGAGAATCAAGAAGGACATGACGGATCTTATGTGGAGTGTTACATGAAGGAATTAGGAGGCAGTGTTGAAGATGCACGTGAGGAAATGATGGAAAAGATTTCAGATGCATGGAAGTGCCTCAACAAAGAATGCATACTTCGAAATCCAGCGTTTCCACCACCATTCCTCAAAGCTTCTCTCAATCTCGCAAGATTAGTTCCTTTGATGTATAATTATGATCACAACCAACGCCTACCCCACTTGGAAGAACATATCAAATCTTTGTTATAG
- the LOC115707438 gene encoding exocyst complex component EXO70C1, with product MEKSTSNSKDGNVGTPKHGHENPDPKSESESQLAGESKTEEKDNVCNNAEENRAANSDSHMNHNQILEDVDRFFQSLNHSDVPGEAPNSVELLCKMTESMIDKYNEGQSSLIKFGKDPENDTSFSDALRRVSKLSNELGKYPVFNASVNRASSVLQRAMSFLEEEFRALLEDSKNDNKDSSSSSSDPKSQDKTSKQSSFNNNNNHEYSDRCVIGGDSDQQQQSGQASEEEFPGFSQETVSKLNTIANTMISAGYDTECCMAYSISRRSAFKAALEKLGYDSISIDDVQRMQWESLEGEIATWITIVRQCTAVLFPNEMKLSDSVFSDHPSISQSLFSNMARAFVIKLLDFAEAVVLTKRSAEKLFKFLDMYETLRDLIPVIGGESYPPEISKEMTTEATTAKSRLGEAAVSIFCDLENSIKSDNGRTPVPSGAVHPLTRYVMNYLKYACEYKDTLEQVFKQCHKVEDDNVDHPVEQSAHHWSQGDETGESQTTPFSKQLMSMMDLLDSNLEMKSKLYRDPSLSYVFLMNNGRYIVQKIKGSNEIHQLMGDTWCRKRSSDLRQYHKNYQRETWGKVLQCLAHEGLQVNGKVSKPVLKERFKSFNAMFDEIHKTQSTWVVSDDQLQSELRVSISAVMIPAYRAFLGRFKQYLDAGRQAEKYIKYQPEDIETFIDELFDGNATSMARRRT from the coding sequence ATGGAAAAATCCACAAGTAATTCAAAAGATGGGAATGTGGGAACTCCTAAACACGGCCATGAAAATCCTGATCctaaatctgaatctgaatctcAGCTCGCCGGAGAAAGTAAGACAGAGGAGAAGGACAATGTTTGTAATAATGCCGAGGAAAATCGAGCTGCCAATTCCGATTCCCATATGAATCACAATCAGATTCTGGAAGACGTTGATCGATTCTTTCAGAGTTTGAACCATTCAGATGTGCCGGGAGAAGCTCCAAACTCGGTGGAGCTACTCTGTAAAATGACGGAGTCCATGATCGATAAATATAACGAAGGACAGAGCAGTCTCATCAAATTCGGCAAAGACCcagaaaacgacacgtcgttttcggATGCGTTGAGACGAGTATCCAAACTTTCGAACGAGTTGGGGAAATACCCTGTTTTCAATGCTAGTGTGAACAGAGCAAGCTCTGTTCTTCAGAGAGCAATGTCGTTTTTAGAAGAAGAGTTTCGTGCTCTTCTTGAGGATTCGAAAAACGACAATAAAGATTCATCATCCTCCTCCTCGGATCCTAAATCCCAGGATAAGACTTCGAAACAATCTTCgttcaacaacaacaacaatcatGAATATTCCGATCGTTGTGTTATAGGTGGCGATTCTGATCAACAACAACAATCTGGTCAGGCTTCAGAGGAGGAGTTTCCCGGATTCTCTCAAGAAACTGTTTCGAAACTAAACACGATCGCTAACACCATGATCTCAGCCGGATACGACACCGAATGTTGTATGGCTTATAGTATCTCTAGGCGATCTGCATTCAAAGCAGCCCTGGAGAAACTCGGCTACGACAGCATTAGCATCGACGACGTACAACGCATGCAATGGGAATCGCTCGAAGGAGAGATCGCCACGTGGATCACGATCGTCAGGCAATGCACCGCCGTACTCTTTCCCAACGAGATGAAGCTCAGCGACTCTGTCTTCTCTGACCACCCTTCAATCTCCCAGAGCCTCTTCAGCAACATGGCTCGTGCGTTTGTCATCAAGCTTCTCGATTTTGCGGAGGCTGTGGTTCTAACCAAGCGCTCCGCAGAGAAACTCTTCAAGTTCCTCGACATGTACGAGACCCTCCGGGATCTCATTCCGGTAATCGGCGGAGAATCGTACCCGCCGGAGATATCTAAAGAAATGACCACAGAAGCTACTACGGCCAAAAGCCGGCTGGGGGAGGCTGCAGTCAGCATCTTCTGCGACCTTGAAAACTCAATCAAGAGCGACAATGGAAGAACTCCTGTCCCAAGTGGGGCAGTCCATCCCCTGACTCGTTACGTTATGAATTACCTAAAATACGCCTGTGAGTATAAAGACACGTTGGAACAGGTTTTCAAGCAATGCCACAAGGTTGAGGACGACAATGTGGATCATCCAGTTGAACAGAGCGCTCATCATTGGTCGCAAGGTGATGAAACAGGGGAATCCCAAACGACACCTTTTTCGAAACAGCTGATGTCGATGATGGATCTGTTGGACTCTAATTTGGAAATGAAATCGAAGCTGTACAGAGACCCATCATTGAGCTATGTTTTCTTGATGAACAACGGAAGATACATTGTTCAAAAGATCAAAGGTTCAAACGAGATTCACCAACTGATGGGAGATACATGGTGTCGGAAGAGGTCTTCGGATTTGAGACAGTACCACAAGAACTACCAGCGCGAGACTTGGGGGAAAGTGCTGCAGTGTTTAGCCCACGAGGGGCTTCAGGTGAACGGTAAGGTTTCGAAGCCAGTACTGAAAGAGAGGTTCAAGAGTTTCAATGCCATGTTCGATGAGATACACAAGACACAATCCACTTGGGTTGTGAGTGATGATCAGCTTCAGTCTGAGCTTCGGGTTTCGATTTCGGCTGTTATGATACCGGCTTACAGGGCTTTCTTAGGGAGGTTTAAGCAGTATTTGGATGCCGGAAGACAAGCAGAGAAGTATATTAAGTATCAACCTGAAGACATTGAGACATTTATTGATGAACTGTTTGATGGGAATGCTACGTCTATGGCTAGAAGAAGAACATGA
- the LOC115707439 gene encoding (E,E)-alpha-farnesene synthase, translating into MDTQRKLQAEQLSCPTKSHELIFDHKSDHQRRSANYTPTIWKYDFLESLNNKYDSEEYKKRSEKLIEDVRHIIVETKDLKGMLELINTIRKLSLTYHFEDEVKKVLDKISSSDYYYNNNDIKDPLVGDDLYLAALYFRLLRLHGYHVSQGIFVGYNSVDYKKGGGTHNITSTEVKVMIEVLEASHVAFECEEMLTEAKALMEENLKIAFPDNGNKYLPKHEVVHALELPSHWRVQWFDVKWQIEAYRQGDPDTNTTTTTSLLVDLAKLNFNIVQATLQKDLRELSSWWKNVGLSEKLDFARDRLVESFMCTVGLAFQPEYKSLRKCLTKVVNFILIVDDVYDVYGSLEELRHFTNAVDRWDVRETEKLPDCMKICFQALYHTTCEIASEIETKNGCKLVLPHLKGAWTDFCKSLLMEAEWYHKGYIPSLEEYLSNAWISSSGPLLLLHSYLAMPNQTNTASSLDISKDLVYNISLIIRLCNDLGTSAAEQERGDAASSIVCYMQETKSSEEEARKHIREMIRKTWKKINKTCFSTCGSSSLSLSFIDIALNTARVAHSLYQSGDAFSAQHTDYKTHILSLLVHPLIPNK; encoded by the exons ATGGACACACAGAGAAAATTGCAAGCAGAGCAACTATCTTGCCCAACCAAGTCTCATGAACTAATATTTGATCATAAATCTGATCATCAAAGACGTTCGGCCAATTATACGCCAACCATTTGGAAATATGATTTCCTGGAGTCTCTTAACAACAAATATGAt AGTGAAGAGTACAAAAAGCGGTCTGAGAAGCTTATCGAGGATGTGAGGCATATTATTGTTGAAACCAAAGACTTAAAGGGTATGCTAGAGCTGATTAACACCATCAGAAAACTAAGCTTGACATATCATTTCGAAGACGAAGTCAAGAAAGTTCTTGACAAAATATCATCTTCCGATTACTACTACAACAATAATGACATTAAAGATCCCCTCGTAGGAGACGATCTCTATCTCGCTGCATTATATTTCAGGCTTCTTAGGCTTCATGGATATCATGTTTCACAAG GCATATTTGTTGGGTACAATAGTGTGGATTACAAAAAAGGTGGTGGGACACATAATATTACATCAACAGAGGTGAAAGTGATGATAGAGGTTTTAGAGGCCTCACATGTAGCTTTTGAGTGTGAGGAGATGCTAACTGAGGCTAAAGCTTTGATGGAAGAAAACCTCAAAATTGCCTTTCCTGACAACGGCAACAAATATCTTCCCAAACATGAGGTGGTTCATGCTTTGGAACTTCCATCTCATTGGAGGGTTCAGTGGTTTGACGTAAAATGGCAAATAGAAGCTTATCGTCAAGGTGACCCGGATACCAACACTACAACTACTACTAGTCTCTTGGTTGATTTAGCCAAATTAAACTTTAACATAGTTCAAGCCACACTTCAAAAAGATCTTAGGGAGTTGTCCag TTGGTGGAAGAATGTGGGCCTTTCAGAGAAGTTGGATTTTGCGAGAGATAGGCTGGTCGAGAGCTTCATGTGTACTGTGGGACTGGCTTTTCAGCCTGAATACAAAAGTCTGAGAAAATGTCTTACCAAAGTGGTCAATTTCATACTCATTGTTGATGATGTTTATGATGTTTATGGCTCATTGGAAGAGCTCAGACACTTCACCAATGCCGTTGATAG GTGGGATGTACGGGAAACTGAAAAACTTCCAGATTGCATGAAGATTTGTTTCCAAGCACTCTACCATACTACATGTGAAATTGCTAGTGAAATTGAGACTAAGAACGGTTGCAAGTTAGTTTTACCTCATCTAAAGGGAGCG TGGACAGACTTTTGTAAATCACTATTAATGGAGGCAGAATGGTACCACAAGGGGTATATCCCATCCCTTGAGGAGTATTTAAGCAATGCTTGGATTTCATCTTCGggccctcttcttcttcttcattcatATCTTGCTATGCCAAATCAGACTAATACGGCCTCTTCTCTTGACATAAGCAAAGATCTTGTCTACAACATTTCTCTCATCATTCGACTATGCAACGATTTAGGAACTTCAGCG GCTGAACAGGAAAGAGGAGATGCTGCATCTTCTATCGTATGTTATATGCAAGAAACGAAGAGTAGTGAAGAGGAGGCCCGAAAGCATATCCGAGAAATGATTAGAAAAACATGGAAGAAGATCAACAAGACATGCTTTAGTACTTGCGGCAGTAGTTCACTATCATTATCATTTATAGATATTGCCCTTAACACTGCTCGAGTGGCACATAGCCTCTACCAATCTGGAGATGCCTTCAGTGCTCAACATACAGACTATAAGACTCATATTCTCTCCTTACTCGTTCACCCTCTCATTCCCAATAAGTAA